CGAGGACGTGTTCTCGATCGAAGGACGTGGTACGGTCGCCACTGGTCGTATCGAGCAGGGCACGATTCGTCCCGGCGACGAGGTCGAGATCGTGGGCTTCTCGCGAGAACCGCGGAAGACGGTTGTCACGAGCATCGAAATGTTTAACAAGACGCTGGACGAAGGCCGGGCTGGCGACAACGTCGGATGTCTGCTCCGTGGTATTAAGAAAGACGAAGTCGAGCGCGGCCAGGTTTTGGCGAAGCCGGGAAGCATCACGCCGCACACGAAGTTCGAGGCGGAGGTTTATATCCTGTCAAAGGATGAAGGTGGACGTCATACCCCGATTATGAGCGGTTATCGGCCGCAGTTTTATTTCCGGACGACAGACGTGACCGGCGAGATTCAGCTTTTGGGTGGTGCAGAAATGGTTTTGCCGGGCGAGAATGTCAAGCTTCAAGTGGAGCTGATTTCGCCTGTGGCCATGCAGGAGAATCTCCGCTTCGCGATCCGCGAGGGTGGTCGCACGGTTGGGTCTGGAGTGGTCACGAAGATCCTCGAGTAATTAACGTCTGCTGTGCGGAGGGTCATCGCAGAAGCAGTTTGAAGGGCACGCGACGGATTCTGACTGGAGGAAATGAACCAGCCAGTCTGGTTCAGAGCTGTGGCCTTCAGAAGCCGATGGGCTTGATCCCAGATCGAAAGGCGGATAAGCTTATATAGGTTCAAAAAGCCGCGACGCGTCGGAGTGCGCGCGGTAGGGGTGTAGCTCAATTGGTAGAGCACCGGTCTCCAAAACCGGCGGTTGGGAGTTCGAGTCTCTCCGCCCCTGCTTTTGGGGAAGCAATCCCGAGGTATTTCGTGGGCTGGCGCCAAGATGGGTTGGCTTCTCGCAGGACGCCGACCCGGGTGGTAAAGGAAGGTCTCTAGCCAAGACGGCGGCCGTTCATGCTCCAAGCCGCAAGCAAGCGAAAAACGACGGTTCTCGGCATTATCGTTTCGGAACTGTTCAGGACGGGTTTGTACAAGCGTACCCAGGGGCGGGTGGTCCGCCAGGCCACGTTTGGGGCGATTGTGGCGATGGCCATTTTCGCGGCCTGGAGGCTCGAAGGAACCCTGGGGTCCTGGGGATTCGATACCGGGGTCAGACTTGGTGTGCCCATCCTTTTCGTGGCTGCCATCGGGTGGTTCGCCTATCGACTGATGAACGTGCCGGTGGTGGCTGATTTTTTGATCGCCGTAGAGGCCGAGATGCGGAAGGTGACCTGGCCGACGAAGAATGAACTCATCAGGAGTTGCGTCGTCGTGCTGGTCACGATGTTTTCCTTGGCCATTTGTTTGACTGTGTACGACTTTGTGTGGGCCACATTTCTCCGTTGGCTGGGCGTTCTTTGAGTTGAGAAAGGGTGGCCTTTCTGGACGCTTTTTAAATGCCAATGTGCTTTCTAAGCGGGGTGCCCCTGGCGAGCATTTTTGGGAACATATATAGTAGAGTTTTCCGCCCATTGATGGCGTAGCCAACTCGCGGTGATTCATGTTTGCGGATGAGGTCCCCCTAGAAGAGAACGCGATCCCTAAGGAATCCAGTTCGGCTGAAGCCAACTGGAGGCCG
This is a stretch of genomic DNA from Thermogutta terrifontis. It encodes these proteins:
- the secE gene encoding preprotein translocase subunit SecE translates to MLQAASKRKTTVLGIIVSELFRTGLYKRTQGRVVRQATFGAIVAMAIFAAWRLEGTLGSWGFDTGVRLGVPILFVAAIGWFAYRLMNVPVVADFLIAVEAEMRKVTWPTKNELIRSCVVVLVTMFSLAICLTVYDFVWATFLRWLGVL